A single window of Candidatus Binatia bacterium DNA harbors:
- a CDS encoding alpha/beta hydrolase, which produces MVQPNVLQRIAQRGMINKMESNDVGGRGKRGRNAAFLIACSILLIAGCGGSSSGTVLTEPTPLPEALSELDASFHEAIAYGPSVEKNLFDILLPKNPYAAPLVIYFHGGDFTGGSRSVAWSEDSAPQIKRLIDADVAVASVDYRFLNRSEALGLRTPLGDGARSVQFIRLHAEKLGIDAARIVLLGDSVGAGMSLWIAVSDDRAEPFSTDPVLRQSTRVQGAILRETQASFDVDRWSEDVFYGSGACFRGGSRCPELEDKILDFYGISDLDDLGSSETRAYRRDVDMIPLMTADDPALFIRNQDRPNRLPSNWDLILHHPRHATTIADKASRVGIEYTLYAPALGIEDFRGENEVDFALRILAK; this is translated from the coding sequence GTGGTGCAACCAAATGTTTTGCAACGAATCGCGCAGCGCGGCATGATCAACAAGATGGAGAGCAACGATGTTGGGGGTCGGGGCAAACGCGGCCGTAATGCCGCGTTCCTGATTGCGTGTAGCATCCTGCTGATCGCCGGCTGCGGGGGTTCCAGCTCAGGGACGGTCCTGACCGAGCCGACACCCCTCCCGGAAGCACTGTCGGAACTCGATGCGAGCTTTCATGAAGCGATCGCCTATGGCCCGTCCGTCGAGAAAAACCTCTTCGATATACTATTGCCGAAAAATCCTTATGCGGCCCCTCTGGTGATCTACTTTCATGGTGGCGATTTCACCGGTGGCTCTCGGTCGGTTGCGTGGTCCGAGGACTCGGCTCCCCAGATCAAGAGACTGATCGATGCGGACGTCGCGGTCGCGAGCGTCGACTACCGGTTTCTGAACAGGTCCGAGGCATTGGGCCTCCGAACCCCTTTGGGGGACGGGGCGCGCTCTGTTCAATTCATACGCCTCCATGCCGAGAAGCTAGGTATCGACGCCGCTCGCATCGTGCTTCTGGGTGATTCGGTTGGCGCCGGCATGAGCCTCTGGATTGCCGTGAGCGACGACCGCGCGGAGCCTTTCAGCACCGATCCGGTCCTGCGGCAGTCGACGCGAGTGCAGGGCGCGATCCTGCGCGAGACGCAGGCTAGCTTCGACGTGGACCGTTGGAGCGAAGATGTATTTTATGGAAGCGGCGCTTGCTTTCGGGGGGGATCGCGTTGTCCCGAACTCGAGGACAAAATCCTGGATTTCTACGGCATCTCCGACCTCGACGACCTTGGTTCGTCCGAAACCCGCGCTTACCGGCGCGACGTTGACATGATCCCGCTTATGACAGCGGACGACCCCGCCCTCTTCATCCGAAACCAGGACCGACCGAATCGATTGCCGTCCAATTGGGACCTCATCTTGCACCACCCAAGACACGCGACCACGATCGCGGACAAAGCCAGCCGGGTCGGGATCGAGTACACTCTCTACGCGCCCGCTTTGGGCATCGAGGACTTCCGCGGCGAGAACGAAGTCGACTTCGCGTTACGAATTCTGGCGAAATAG
- a CDS encoding lysophospholipid acyltransferase family protein: MRENRGAPAPTLGDVVRTVLAVGAILPGLAAGVFTALVTGERRRGFNRATRLWGRHGTRAAGIRLRVEGVERLRVRPAIFTINHQSGIDPILVCALLKEDFVAVAKSEIRKNVVLGPAFAFVGTVFVERDRGRDAEAAMRPAVEACEQGLGLALAPEGTRSEGQAVGRFKKGAAHVAVGTGAPLIPIVIHNAGEILPQDGFIMRRGEVRIEVLEPIPTEDWTLDSVDPETAALEERYHEALGAGENRRSTVQVKASVAS, translated from the coding sequence ATGAGAGAGAATCGCGGCGCTCCGGCGCCCACCCTGGGCGACGTCGTGCGGACGGTCCTGGCCGTCGGCGCCATACTCCCCGGCCTTGCGGCCGGCGTTTTTACGGCGTTGGTGACGGGCGAACGCAGGCGCGGCTTCAATCGGGCCACCCGGCTCTGGGGCCGCCATGGCACGCGGGCGGCGGGCATTCGCCTTCGTGTGGAGGGCGTCGAGCGGCTTCGCGTGAGGCCAGCCATTTTTACGATCAATCACCAGAGCGGCATCGACCCGATTCTCGTCTGCGCCCTCTTGAAGGAGGATTTTGTCGCGGTGGCCAAAAGCGAAATCCGCAAGAACGTCGTGCTGGGGCCTGCCTTTGCTTTCGTGGGCACCGTGTTTGTCGAGCGCGACCGCGGCCGCGACGCGGAGGCCGCCATGCGACCCGCTGTCGAGGCCTGCGAGCAGGGCCTGGGGCTGGCCCTCGCCCCGGAGGGCACCCGTAGCGAAGGCCAAGCGGTGGGCCGCTTCAAGAAGGGCGCTGCCCACGTGGCCGTCGGGACGGGGGCACCTCTCATCCCCATCGTGATCCACAACGCCGGCGAGATCCTGCCCCAAGACGGCTTCATCATGCGGCGCGGTGAGGTCCGCATCGAAGTTTTGGAACCCATTCCTACGGAAGACTGGACGCTGGACTCCGTCGATCCGGAAACTGCGGCGCTGGAAGAGCGTTACCACGAGGCGCTGGGGGCCGGGGAGAACCGCCGCTCGACCGTGCAGGTCAAAGCGAGCGTCGCCTCCTAG
- a CDS encoding integrase arm-type DNA-binding domain-containing protein — translation MGREAATKRRAVWRSDSEVRGLRIKVTPRGRRYYQSRWMRAGEAGAMALQTSGSLSKARAEAFKMRAIVERRRDPRDEASYQQAAGVTFGELCVAVTGLSLTLDELGFADMVLVAESAEDQAAIAASVFAGRGLQ, via the coding sequence ATGGGGCGGGAGGCTGCGACTAAGCGGCGAGCCGTCTGGCGATCAGACTCTGAGGTGCGAGGTCTGCGCATTAAGGTCACGCCACGCGGGAGGCGCTACTATCAGTCCCGATGGATGCGAGCAGGCGAGGCCGGGGCGATGGCGCTTCAGACCAGCGGCTCGCTATCGAAGGCGCGAGCCGAGGCGTTCAAGATGCGGGCTATCGTCGAGCGCCGACGCGATCCTCGCGACGAGGCGAGCTACCAGCAGGCGGCGGGCGTCACCTTCGGCGAGCTTTGCGTGGCGGTCACCGGCCTCTCGCTCACCCTGGACGAGCTAGGGTTTGCCGACATGGTTCTCGTCGCGGAGTCGGCAGAGGATCAAGCGGCGATCGCGGCGTCGGTGTTCGCGGGGCGGGGATTGCAGTAG
- a CDS encoding sterol desaturase family protein has product MTYDWQAALAFVATLVVLTTVGSKLLLRVPAVQRMRTLNREADRPKLARKSFKEAVEINTRLGLGTNLVFYAAILPFSVNLEARPIWASLVEIAAVLLLFDFLYYLTHRFVFHGRLLRRIHALHHRALKPTYIDALYVHPLETFIGLCLFLGSIPLVAALSGGPLNAFAVAIATLIFTQVNTLNHTFVDLPYFPFRTIDRMTSLHAAHHVNMNRGNYATLTMLYDWLFGTLEEPVSRADP; this is encoded by the coding sequence ATGACCTACGACTGGCAGGCAGCTCTTGCTTTTGTGGCAACCCTGGTGGTGCTGACCACGGTCGGGAGCAAATTACTTTTGCGAGTGCCGGCGGTTCAGCGGATGCGCACGCTCAATCGGGAAGCCGATCGACCGAAGTTGGCTCGCAAATCCTTCAAGGAGGCGGTCGAGATCAATACTCGGCTAGGTCTGGGAACAAACCTTGTCTTCTACGCTGCGATCCTGCCGTTTTCTGTGAATCTGGAAGCCCGGCCGATTTGGGCCAGTCTCGTCGAAATTGCGGCCGTTCTGTTGCTCTTCGACTTTCTTTACTATCTGACGCATCGCTTTGTGTTTCACGGAAGGCTCCTGCGCCGCATTCATGCGCTCCATCACCGCGCACTGAAGCCGACCTATATCGACGCGCTCTATGTGCATCCGCTCGAGACATTTATAGGGCTCTGTCTTTTTCTGGGTTCGATCCCGCTCGTTGCGGCACTTTCGGGCGGCCCACTGAATGCTTTTGCCGTGGCAATCGCGACCTTGATATTCACGCAGGTAAACACTCTGAATCACACATTCGTTGATCTTCCGTATTTTCCCTTCAGGACGATTGACCGGATGACTTCGCTCCATGCGGCGCATCATGTGAACATGAACCGCGGCAACTACGCGACTCTGACGATGTTGTACGATTGGCTGTTCGGGACGCTGGAAGAGCCCGTCAGTCGCGCCGATCCTTGA
- a CDS encoding bifunctional aconitate hydratase 2/2-methylisocitrate dehydratase, whose translation MSLYESYLAEIADRKNDELHAKPIDGADLVGELIGLIKDPLSAHRTEALRFFIYNTLPGTTSAAGAKAAFLKEIILGEAKVEEIDAASAFEQLSHMKGGPSIAVLLDLALGGDEEVSKAAADVLKTQVFLYDADTQRLKEAHQAGNPIATGILESYAKAEFFTKLPDIPETIELVTYVAGIGDISTDLLSPGSDAHSRSDRELHGKCLISEDAQRELVGLKEEHPDKRVMLIAEKGTMGVGSSRMSGVNNVALWIGEQASPYVPFINIAPVVAGTNGISPIFMTTVGVTGGIGLDLNNWVKKQDADGNIIRGEDGDPVLEQTYSVDTGTVLTINTQEKKLYKDGEELIDVSSAFTPQQVEFMKAGGSYSVVFGKKLQTFAARTLGIEAPEVYARSQEISHEGQGLTAVEKIFNENAVGTTPGKILHCGSDVRVEVNIVGSQDTTGLMTSQELEMMAATVISPIIDGAYQSGCHTASVWDKKAEANIPKLMTFMKKFGLITARDPEGSYPAMTDVIHKVLNDLTVDDWAIIIGGDSHTRMSKGVAFGADSGTVALALATGEASMPIPESVKVTFKGKMADHMDFRDVVHATQQQMLAQFGGDNVFQGRIIEVHIGTLEADQAFTFTDWTAEMKAKASICISEGETLIKSLEIAKSRIQIMVDKGMDNEKKVLKGLIDHADRRIAEIHAGDKPALAPDGGAKYYAEFTVDLDKIDEPMIADPDVYNEDASKRYTHDTIRDLTYYKGEKAVDLGFIGSCMVHKGDMKILSHMLKNLKEQHGSVEFKAPLVVAPPTYNIVDELKAEGDWDVLQEYAGFVFDDTAPKNIARTDYENQLYLERPGCNLCMGNQEKAAKGDTVMATSTRLFQGRVVADATDKKGESLLASTPVVVLSSILGRTPTLDEYKAAVSGIKLTEFAPPSKDLSAPPS comes from the coding sequence ATGAGCCTTTACGAAAGCTACCTCGCAGAAATTGCAGACCGAAAAAACGATGAACTCCACGCGAAACCGATCGACGGAGCCGATCTGGTCGGCGAACTCATCGGGCTGATCAAGGACCCCCTGAGCGCTCATCGAACGGAGGCGCTCCGCTTCTTTATCTACAACACGCTGCCCGGAACCACGAGCGCGGCCGGCGCCAAGGCGGCCTTCCTCAAGGAGATCATCCTCGGCGAAGCCAAGGTCGAAGAGATCGACGCCGCCTCCGCCTTTGAACAGCTCTCCCACATGAAAGGCGGCCCCTCCATCGCCGTTCTCCTCGACCTCGCGCTCGGCGGCGATGAGGAGGTCTCCAAAGCCGCCGCGGATGTGTTGAAGACTCAGGTCTTCCTCTACGACGCCGACACCCAGCGTCTCAAGGAGGCCCATCAGGCAGGCAACCCGATCGCCACGGGCATCCTCGAGAGCTACGCCAAGGCCGAGTTCTTCACCAAGCTCCCCGACATCCCCGAGACCATCGAACTTGTGACTTACGTCGCCGGCATCGGCGACATCTCGACCGACCTGCTCTCTCCCGGCAGCGACGCTCATTCCCGTTCCGATCGCGAGCTCCACGGGAAGTGTTTGATCAGCGAAGACGCTCAGAGAGAGCTAGTCGGGCTGAAGGAGGAGCACCCTGACAAGCGGGTGATGCTCATCGCCGAGAAGGGGACCATGGGCGTCGGCTCTTCCCGGATGTCCGGCGTAAACAACGTCGCGCTCTGGATTGGCGAGCAGGCCAGCCCCTACGTTCCATTCATCAACATCGCTCCGGTCGTCGCGGGCACCAACGGCATCTCCCCGATCTTCATGACGACTGTCGGTGTGACAGGCGGGATCGGGCTCGACCTCAACAACTGGGTCAAGAAGCAGGACGCTGACGGGAATATCATCCGCGGTGAAGACGGCGATCCCGTGCTCGAGCAGACATATTCCGTCGACACTGGAACCGTTCTCACCATCAACACCCAAGAAAAGAAGCTCTATAAGGATGGCGAAGAGCTGATCGACGTCTCCAGCGCCTTCACTCCCCAGCAGGTGGAGTTCATGAAGGCGGGAGGATCCTACTCGGTGGTGTTCGGAAAGAAGCTGCAGACCTTCGCAGCCAGGACACTCGGGATCGAAGCTCCGGAGGTCTACGCCCGCTCGCAAGAGATCTCCCACGAGGGGCAAGGCCTTACCGCGGTCGAGAAGATCTTCAACGAGAACGCGGTCGGCACCACCCCCGGTAAGATTCTTCACTGCGGCTCCGATGTCCGGGTCGAGGTCAATATCGTCGGCTCGCAGGACACCACGGGCCTGATGACCTCTCAGGAGCTCGAGATGATGGCTGCGACGGTCATCTCGCCGATCATCGATGGCGCCTACCAGTCCGGTTGCCACACCGCCTCCGTGTGGGACAAAAAAGCCGAGGCGAATATCCCCAAGCTCATGACGTTCATGAAGAAATTCGGACTCATCACGGCGCGGGACCCCGAGGGCTCCTACCCCGCGATGACCGACGTCATTCACAAGGTGCTCAACGACCTCACTGTGGACGATTGGGCGATCATCATCGGTGGCGATTCCCACACCCGCATGTCCAAGGGCGTCGCCTTCGGAGCCGACTCCGGCACGGTGGCGCTCGCGCTCGCCACAGGCGAAGCCTCCATGCCCATTCCCGAGTCCGTGAAGGTCACCTTCAAGGGAAAAATGGCCGACCACATGGACTTCCGTGATGTTGTTCACGCAACACAGCAGCAGATGCTCGCGCAGTTCGGTGGCGACAACGTCTTCCAGGGGCGGATCATCGAGGTTCATATCGGCACGCTCGAGGCCGACCAGGCCTTCACCTTCACTGACTGGACAGCGGAAATGAAAGCCAAGGCTTCCATTTGCATCTCGGAGGGCGAGACCCTGATCAAGTCGCTCGAGATCGCCAAGAGCCGTATCCAGATCATGGTCGACAAGGGCATGGACAACGAAAAGAAAGTGCTGAAGGGCCTCATCGACCATGCGGACAGACGCATCGCCGAGATCCACGCAGGCGACAAGCCCGCCCTCGCGCCCGATGGCGGTGCCAAGTATTACGCGGAGTTCACTGTCGACCTCGACAAGATCGATGAACCCATGATCGCGGACCCCGATGTCTACAACGAGGACGCCTCCAAACGTTACACCCACGACACTATCCGCGACCTCACCTACTACAAGGGTGAAAAGGCGGTAGATCTCGGCTTCATCGGCTCGTGCATGGTCCACAAGGGCGACATGAAGATCCTGTCGCATATGCTCAAGAACCTTAAAGAACAGCACGGCAGCGTCGAGTTCAAAGCGCCTCTGGTCGTCGCCCCGCCGACGTATAATATCGTCGATGAGCTCAAGGCCGAAGGCGACTGGGATGTCCTGCAAGAGTACGCCGGCTTTGTCTTCGACGACACGGCCCCAAAAAACATTGCCCGCACCGATTACGAGAATCAACTCTACCTCGAACGCCCGGGCTGCAATCTCTGCATGGGCAACCAGGAGAAAGCGGCGAAGGGTGATACCGTCATGGCAACCTCAACTCGCCTCTTTCAGGGACGCGTCGTCGCCGACGCGACAGACAAGAAGGGCGAGTCTCTCCTCGCGTCAACACCTGTCGTCGTGCTCTCCTCGATCCTGGGTCGCACCCCCACCCTCGACGAGTACAAGGCTGCCGTCAGTGGAATCAAGCTCACTGAATTCGCGCCCCCGAGCAAAGACCTGAGCGCACCGCCGAGCTAG